In Brassica napus cultivar Da-Ae chromosome C2, Da-Ae, whole genome shotgun sequence, the sequence GCACTGTAGACtcacaataatagagtttagagagagagacaaaagagagaaagaagagagaaggagaaaactcgtaaggtgatttcaagactggatttggagggtcaaacggatcctgatcgggctgatattttgtgggaagcttcttcagtcagtgggttagagGTTCACCGAAGAGATTTGaatttcaacggttggatcttctgttgtctgggttttcttgaagctggtcgccatagttcttcagcagagcagtcttgggtgtttggtaaatccaacggtgagatcttctcttcttgagctgaaatttggcagaggtattttagacttgtttatcttggatttttacggttggattagtttctggaagccggaatctttgtgagctgaggtcgtttggttgctgccggttttgaagctttgtgttgctctcttgttgttgttgtttgtgttggagatagctatttgtagctagactctctgttctgttcatgctgttgaacagggaggacgtggttgtactcataccatttatatagtggatttttgagtggactacggtcccgtggtttttccttctcacatcgaggaggttttccacgtaaaaattgtgtgtctcatttagttatcgcaactttgatatcttgccatcgtcgaagtattttcctcacaggttcgcacaaggtcaggggaacacgaccattagtatttccgctgcgccgtgtgactttccccaTCAGGGTTTTAGTTTtatagtttcctttttattcttGTTATAGATAAACATTAGTATTCTTAAATATTTAGAAAGATAATGATTAAAGACTTTAGGAAAGAAGGTTAGATAAGGACTTAGGTCTTTTCTTATTAGTATAAATAGTGAGCTCTTGATTTGTAAGAGTCAcaattttgattattattttataaaaacttagaGCTTTGTTTTACAACATCTCTTGAATCCTTGCAATCGGCTAGAACAAAGGTGTTCTCAACGATCACAAGAAGACTTTGATCTTAGGCATTCTCAGACTAAATAGGATCATCGTGTTATCGGTTACTAAAACGGTACTTCCGCTCCATTACTAAATAATTTCACAatgttaatataaatatatatctattatttattaatagataaatatattggattatcggtttggttcggtttaaaaccaaaccaaaccaatagGGTTGGGTAAAACATGAACCAATTGAATTATGTAAAGAacacggtttggtttggttcagtttggtttttttgcccaccccaAGCTTTTGGGTTGTCTGCGACTCTGCATTGTCTTTCTTCCCACTTTTGGAACTCCACTTGACCAATAATTTCCTCTAGCTCTTCTACAACCCATACTGCAGATGTTTTGTTTCCAATAGTCCACTCTGCTTTTGTTTCTAACAGACACTCATAGACACTAAGCCTTTTCTTCCCTTTACCTCGTGAATCTCATTACCCATCACGTAAGTTGTGTACTTCAGCAAATCCCATTTGCATTAAGGTTCTGATTGGTGACACTAGTATCAAGGTTAAATTGGAATATGTATTATAATTCGATGTAAATTGTAGTAATGAATTATGTGGTAAAATCTGTAGTTTTATGAAATTGCAGTAAAATCTTTAGTTTAAAAGTTACCATTTTACTAAAACTGATAACTGATAAATCTTTGATGTATAAGTTGTAGTATAATTTTCAATacaataaatgaaatattaacAAATAATAATGAAGTATTTATACATTAACCTATTCAAaacaaatgaataataaaaatattgtttattattaatatgtataaaaatgagatttaacaaaaaaataataagcatATGATATTTCTATTGTGGTTTGGGAAATACAAAAATTATcctatttataaacaaaaatatccaAAACGTAACACAAATCTTTTTGTaagtgtgtgtgtttttaattttgttttatttttaatgttattttatgaTCCATTGTTGAGATACTCGTCACCCAGAAATTTTATTCCCATGTACTCTTCTTCAAAGTTCGTTTACATTTCTTGGATCCTAacttcttcttattttcttagattAGGGAAGTTTGTGTATTTTTAGTGTTATAGATCGCTACATCTGTGTGGATTCGATCTTAAGGTGTTGCATCAATGTACCATTCGATTGTGCTAGCATACACATTAAGTTAATTGTTGTGTGTATAAACGCAGTAATCAGTTATGTTCGAGTGCTTGATGGTTCTTCTTTTCCAAATTGTTTTTCAATCTGAGAGTGAATTGTTTTTGTCGGATGTTGCAGGTATTGCTATTTATGGTAGGCCTTGAGTCTCCTCCCGTTTGTTTGGTTGATTGGCGCTTCAGAGAACAAGTCGATTCCATGATTGATGAAGTTATCAGCTGGGACAGATTTGGACCAAGCACAGTGAAACATTGGTTTTGACCCTTAAATTTTTTGCTAGCTATATATATGAACATAGTCCTCCTGTTTTTTTGGACAACGGACATAGTCATccaaatcattaaaataaattactaacaTTCTTGATAAATGTTATGGTCCCTGAATTTTTTTATCCGACCATGGTCATCAGGATCCAGCTACTCCGGTAGGAAGGTAAGCTAAGATGATTGTACATACTTTTAGGATTGGGAAACTATGATATGTGGGTATTTCTACATCAATTCCACTTCCTCGAGCTATGCCTACTTCGGTTGAGAACGGAAAATAATCCTGCATATACTCTAGCTTCTTTAGCGAACCACACCGTTAGGTTTGTGTAAGGGGACCTCATGGGGTTAGGGTAGAAGCggttgttttgtttgattcaaAAATGTATTATTTATGGATTCCCGGTTCGGGTtgtctttatatattaatataatatttaaattttaaaaataataataataatgaatagATGTTAAGAGCTTATTTTCAAAAGGATTTccggttttttttaattagttacgGTCAAAAAAAATTACCGTTAAAATttacttacattttttaaaaaggtaaatggtaaatatgtttttagtttaaacaCATTTCTAGTAAATGGTTAAAGATAAGAAATATGTTTTagaaatatgtatttttcacttaaaacatATTTCTAGTAAACGGTTAAAAGTAAGAATATAAGTTGCGTACTCAATTGAGgagaaaaatatcttttaaagcAACTGTATTTTTACTGTAATAATTACATACTCCctctatttcataaaaaaatgtcACTTACACATTTTTCATACATATTAAGAAACtgattaaaatacatttatgttcTCATTAGTGTTATCTATTTaactaatattattttagataaatatatttatttataaaatcaatgcattttacaattaataatgAGGCAAAAATAAGTATGAATTGCATTGAAATCATAGAAAGTCATTTTTTATGtaacaaagaaaatattaaaataatatttaatatgtaacAGATGGAGTATGCTATAACAGTTGACCTGATTTTTAGCTTGACTCATCGTCCATATTCAAAGGTCTTACTAATTTTGAACTCGATGTTAATACTCAACTAgtctatataaatttataatcaattaagaaaaGAGTTGACCTCGTTTTCAGAATTTTGAATTATGAAGTGCGTTGTTGTATAATTTGATAAACTATGACAAAGAAAACATTGAGACTTCTCTCTGGATCCAACGGCTGAGAAATGGGAATTATAAGACAACCGTACGAGAAGGGACACGACACAGTCAACGGTCTCTGTCACTTAATTAAAATACTATCAATTAGCTGTCTTAAACTTTTTTCCTGTGTTTCGTTTTGGATGTGGtcaaacaaatttatttaacaCGTAACGGTTTGAAATTGTGGAGCAAGAAATGTTGTaaaaggagaagaaaaagagGAGGAGATCACGTGGGTTCGACACATACTCACGGGCAATAACTTGTATCAtccctttgatttttttttttcatggtcaataaacaaagaaaagccTGGCATTtacagtttaaataaaataaaatactttgccagaaaaataacaaatgaaaatttaggagaaaaagaaaattacaatGTTAATTTCAGAAAAGAtcaaaatgtttaattttttttttttgaaactaatgTTTTGATTTTCTGATTACTAACTATTTTATGAGGTTTTTTGACACATTTTATAAGGTTATTTGAAGGAATGTTGTTGTTACTGTAAAAGTCCATCaccttaatttgattatttcagactttttacctatttttagcaccgattttcaaatatataaaaaaaactaatatacaTGTGGTTAATGTTCAATATATCGAACGTATGTGTGATTTGACTCAAGACAaactctaaaatatatttttcacaaaaaaaaaagaaaactctgAAATATTCATGTCTTTGCATCTCAGTGTCTACACATACATCTTATGTTCTCCCATAACAAAACCTCAGGGGAATTCCCGAGGGTGATCCAACGCCTATGCATGCGTATTCTTCGACTCAAACCTTCTAATACAATTACATATCGTAACCGGTGACATGTTTATGGCACAGTAACCATTAGAGCCGCAAATTTTGTAAAGATCGTAAATGTCAGTTTCATCTCAATGCTGTTTTATTCCAAATCCATGTTTGCTAGATGTATGGAACTGCAATGTTAATTCTGTCGATGTTGAACGGGGTTTGTGGCTGTCGATGTTTCTTTCTCAGGTTCGTATGTGTTGAagtctaatattttttaaccgGATTTTCAGCAAGCCAATTTCTTAATTGAAGACCTCCTATGGTGAGCTGAATTTTACTCTGACATAGCTGCTTCTTTTTAGTCTTCtagttttgaattttgttttgctTTAGTCTACTTTGCATTGCCTTTGTCTTTGGTTATTGCATCTTCTGAAGTTTTTTTGCATCTTCTGAagttgtttgttgttgttttagATTTCTTTTCCTGCtaataattcatttttaaatatctatcaCAAGTTTGAAAACTGATAATAATAcgttatttattcatttttggCTAAGATAATAAATGTTAAAAACTTGATATGGCCATTATACGCCTCTCTGTTTGAAAGACCATTTATATGCATTTGAAAGTTGTTTTTCAGGTGAACGTAGCAGTGAATGCTCGTGTATAACCAACGATTGTGATCATTCCAGATGGAAAGTTACAGCTTGACATTCATTTAGGTATTTCCAAAATTGTAGAAAACTAATATGATCCGTCCTGAACTTTAAATTAGCTTTCATTTCCGGGATAAAATATGTTTGAGGATTTAAATCTCTACTACATATAATTCGTTTACTTTAGATTAAGCAATAAACATGATCAAACCTAGCCTACcttgaaatttaattaaaaagtgCATTCATGCATGATTAACATGTATGCAAGCTAAGCTCCTAATTAAGTGATAAATTTGCTTCGATTAAATTTGCTTCATACCTGCTGAAATATCAAGAAATTTTCAATCAAGTGGGGTTTTCATAACCCAGCGGATATATATGTTTCTGATACACGAATGagaagaaaatgatgaaaatTCATACATTAAAATATGTTTCTAGTAAGCTTTTGTTCAAAAGATAAATGTCTATAGTCAGACTATAGTAGATGATCATACAGAAAAAGATCTAACAAATTTGTTTatattctattattattatagaaCTGGGTAAAAAATCAAATCGaatctaaaccaaaattttggaatCCAAGCCGAATTATAATGTATTTCCAATATAATATAAACCTTTATACTGAATCAACGAATAAAAGATAAACCAGATCAACCAAAattcattaaatatatttttaatttatagtataTAGAATTATACActacatataatattaattagttatacttttattatattttgtgtaaaactaaacctaaaccacatcaaacaatttaaaatcaaaccaaaccaaaccaaaccaaagtaaTACAAGAAAGTAGTTACAGGTGAAATATATTGTtgtagaaaataaattaaaatctaaatccaAATAACCGGAACATAACAAAAATCTTTAGGAATGTCCACCTTACAAAGAATattagaataacaaatcttcattATATCCTAATTATCTGGGAGATTAcattcataagtttttttttaataccatAACTAAACaacatatacatttttatatatggaAAATAGGAAAATGTAAGCAATCAAAACGCATTAACtagaaaatatacataaatatatgacATATTAGTTAGCAAAGAAAACATACTGTATATTGGTGTAGAGATAAATCTTTCAACATATTCTTCtactataattttaattattacacaaTTCAAAATACAGTTATCAATTAAAACTAAGTTTAAAATTGGATTTCTTACTAAAATTCACAGTCACTCATATAAGTTAGTTGTGCAGGTTTGGTTCCAGATCTTTAAAATATCAAAGGAGTTGCAGAGAGCATAACTGTCTTTTTAGGATGACTTGAaaaaaaactcacaaaaacagtgaaaaatattagaaattagcaacaaaaaaaaaggaaaaattattaaaattcagGAAAGTCTGTGACTTTCGTGGAAACTCCTCGCGTCCTCTCTGTCTTCCGAAAAAGGCTTCGCTTTCATCAttcaatatcttcttcttccatctcCATTATCatcactctttctctctctccttttgttTCTGGGTtcgttttttctcttcttcaatCTTTGTCTTTCTCGCTCTTTCCgaggaaaaacaaaacaaagattcgaccctttttttttttggttgttgggTTCAAACagtgattttttttctcccttTTTTATAGTTCTTGTTGTCCTCGAATCTACTTGATTCGCGGAAACAAAACACTTGTCCGTGTTCTGTCTGATTTCTACTTCGAAATTTACTCaaaaaagttttgaaatttgacaaagaagaagaaggtactCGCTGTTGTCTTCATAAGAAGGTGCAATCTCTACGATTTGAAGTATTTATTCTCCGACAAATGAATTTCCGACAGGAGAAGTTTGTGAGGTAAGTGTTCCCAAACCAAAACCCACTTCACTTCTTTACATCTGTCTCCTCGAAAATTCTAATTCtcgaaacattaaaaaaatcgatttgtttCTTCACTTGTTTGGATCAGGTTTCAGGACTGGACGTCCGACAAGACCTCCGACGTCGAATACTCCGGGAGAAACGAGCCACCAAACGGAATCTTCCGGAGAACGATAAGCTCAATCTCCGACAAGTTCCACAGAAGCTCGGCGAGGATCAAAACGTTCAGGAGAACATACAAGTCCTACTCTTTCAAAGAAGCCGTATCCAAAGGGATCGATTCTTCTCACAAGATCCTCGACCCGCAGGGACCGTTCCTTCAGAGATGGAACAAGATCTTCGTTTTGGCTTGCATCGTCGCCGTTTCTCTCGACCCTCTCTTCTTCTACGTCCCCGTGGTCGACGACGCCAAGAAGTGTCTCGGTCTTGATAACAAGATGGAGATAACCGCTAGCGTCTTGCGCTCCTTCACTGATGTCTTCTACGTGATTCACATCATTTTCCAGTTCCGTACTGGCTTCATCGCTCCTTCTTCTCGTGTCTTTGGGAGAGGTGTTCTTGTTGAGGATACGAGGCAGATCGCTATGCGTTACTTGTCTTCTCATTTCATTATTGACATTCTCGCTGTTCTTCCACTTCCACAGGTGAGAATTGAGATTGATTTGGTTCTTTCTACTTGTATCTCCAAGCCACTAATGATCGTTTTCCCTCAGGTGGTGATTTTGATTATTATTCCGCATATGAGAGGCTCAAGGTCTTTGAACACGAAGAATCTGTTGAAGTTCATTGTTTTCTTCCAGTACATACCGAGGTTTATCAGAATCTATCCGCTCTACAAGGAAGTTACAAGAACCTCAGGGATACTAACCGAGACAGCTTGGGCGGGAGCTGCTTTCAATCTCTTCCTCTACATGCTTGCTAGTCATGTGAGTCCTACTTCGTTTCTAACCCGTTGTTCAGGATCAGAGCATAAACATGTAAGTTTTGTTGCAGGTGTTTGGTGCTTTTTGGTACTTGTTCTCTATCGAGCGCGAAACCGTGTGTTGGAAACAAGCGTGCAACAGAAACAGGAATATCTGCGATATCACTTCGCTGTATTGTGACCATAAAGCTGCAGGAGGCAATGCTTTCCTCAATGCGTCTTGTCCGGTTCAGACGCCAAACACAACGCTTTTCGACTTTGGGATATTCCTTAACGCTCTTCAGTCTGGTGTAGTGGAATCTCAAGATTTCCCTCAGAAGTTCTTTTACTGCTTCTGGTGGGGTCTTCAAAACCTCAGGTACTGAGAGATTGTATCATATATATGCACAGAAGACAGCAACAAGTTCTTGAAtctttgtttgtgtgtgtttcttGATCCAGTTCGCTCGGTCAAAACCTTAAAACAAGTACGTACATATGGGAGATCTGTTTTGCTGTCTTCATTTCTATCTCAGGGCTGGTTTTGTTCTCCTTCTTGATTGGTAACATGCAGGTTAGTCTCGTTCGTTTCATCTTATGTGTGCTTACATTGTTTGCAAAATCAATTGCTTATTGGTGCAAGTAAACTAAAACGTGCAGACGTATCTGCAATCAACAACCACGAGGTTGGAGGAGATGAGAGTCAAGAGAAGAGACGCTGAGCAGTGGATGGCTCACCGTTTGCTCCCTGAGAGTCTGAGAAAAAGAATCAGGAGATACGAGCAGTACAAGTGGCAAGAGACTAGAGGCGTTGACGAAGAGAATCTTCTTAGTAATCTCCCTAAAGACCTTAGACGTGACATCAAACGCCATCTCTGTCTCGCCCTTCTCATGAGGGTAAAACACAACTcatctcctctctttttttctcagTGTCAACTCATGTCTTCATCGGTTTCAGGTCCCGATGTTCGAGAAAATGGACGAGCAGCTTCTCGATGCTCTATGCGACCGTTTGCAACCAGTGCTGTACACAGAGGAAAGCTACATCGTAAGAGAAGGAGACCCCGTAGACGAGATGCTCTTCATAATGCGCGGGAAGCTTCTAACGATGACAACAAACGGTGGAAGAACAGGCTTCTTCAACTCAGAGCACCTCGGAGCCGGCGATTTCTGCGGCGAGGAGCTTCTAACATGGGCCTTAGacccacacacatcctcaaacCTCCCAATCTCAACGAGAACCGTTCGAGCTCTAGTGGAGGTCGAAGCTTTCGCGCTTAAAGCTGATGACCTCAAGTTCGTTGCTTCTCAGTTCAGACGGCTTCACAGCAAACAGCTGAGACATACTTTCAGGTTCTACTCGCAGCAGTGGAGGACTTGGGCGGCTTGCTTCATACAAGCCGCGTGGAGAAGACACGTGAAGAAGAAGCTGGAAGAGTCTCTTAAAGAGGAAGAGAATCGGTTGCAGGACGCTTTGGCTAAGGAAGCTTGTGGAAGCTCCCCGAGCCTCGGCGCCACCATGTATGCGTCGCGGTTTGCTGCTAATATCTTAAGGACTATACGCAGGAGCGGGTCGGTAAGGAAGCCGAGGATGCCGGAACGAATGCTGCTTCAGAAACCAGCAGAACCAGATTTCAATAGTGATGATTACTGTATATGATTTGACTTATGAAAACACCCAAAACGATTCATGAAagataatatatgaaaatagaaGTTTTTTAATGTAAAGGAGTGAGCTTAGTAAGAGATACAAAGCCTCCTATGACACTCATTATTCATTCGtctttttagagtttttatagGAAAGCCGTTAAAAGTCAAACAGacgtcaagaa encodes:
- the LOC106367535 gene encoding cyclic nucleotide-gated ion channel 1, translated to MNFRQEKFVRFQDWTSDKTSDVEYSGRNEPPNGIFRRTISSISDKFHRSSARIKTFRRTYKSYSFKEAVSKGIDSSHKILDPQGPFLQRWNKIFVLACIVAVSLDPLFFYVPVVDDAKKCLGLDNKMEITASVLRSFTDVFYVIHIIFQFRTGFIAPSSRVFGRGVLVEDTRQIAMRYLSSHFIIDILAVLPLPQVVILIIIPHMRGSRSLNTKNLLKFIVFFQYIPRFIRIYPLYKEVTRTSGILTETAWAGAAFNLFLYMLASHVFGAFWYLFSIERETVCWKQACNRNRNICDITSLYCDHKAAGGNAFLNASCPVQTPNTTLFDFGIFLNALQSGVVESQDFPQKFFYCFWWGLQNLSSLGQNLKTSTYIWEICFAVFISISGLVLFSFLIGNMQTYLQSTTTRLEEMRVKRRDAEQWMAHRLLPESLRKRIRRYEQYKWQETRGVDEENLLSNLPKDLRRDIKRHLCLALLMRVPMFEKMDEQLLDALCDRLQPVLYTEESYIVREGDPVDEMLFIMRGKLLTMTTNGGRTGFFNSEHLGAGDFCGEELLTWALDPHTSSNLPISTRTVRALVEVEAFALKADDLKFVASQFRRLHSKQLRHTFRFYSQQWRTWAACFIQAAWRRHVKKKLEESLKEEENRLQDALAKEACGSSPSLGATMYASRFAANILRTIRRSGSVRKPRMPERMLLQKPAEPDFNSDDYCI